In one Candidatus Neomarinimicrobiota bacterium genomic region, the following are encoded:
- a CDS encoding exopolyphosphatase, producing MRVIYRGDLDGTVCAAILEEVGLCDELKQAHPKDMQEGRVDVSDQDIICNLPYHPNCHMWFDHHSGEIDRTRLPSDFKGLVEEAPSAAGLVYKYFLPDHPELRKLGEIVRDTDLVDSANLTLEQVKEPQGAILLGFLLDPRTGLGLIHDFAISNYQWVLQVPHLLTEHTVDEVLAMPDTQERIMKYHELQETAAEFYSENSYLDGNVIVTDVRGKKIPAANRFLIYTLPSLEEGNISVRIADGKKGEFDTISVAHSIFVRSSTVDANELCRKYGGGGLKGAATCQPLLDESDKVFKDIVEACKE from the coding sequence ATGAGAGTCATCTATCGAGGTGATCTGGATGGAACAGTCTGCGCAGCCATCCTCGAGGAAGTGGGGCTGTGTGACGAATTGAAACAGGCTCATCCGAAGGATATGCAGGAGGGAAGAGTTGATGTTTCAGACCAGGACATCATTTGCAATCTGCCTTATCATCCTAACTGCCACATGTGGTTTGACCACCACTCCGGGGAAATTGATAGGACGCGGCTTCCGTCAGATTTCAAGGGGCTCGTGGAAGAGGCTCCCAGTGCCGCAGGCCTGGTGTACAAATACTTTTTGCCGGACCATCCCGAACTGAGAAAACTCGGGGAAATTGTTCGTGATACCGACCTGGTCGACAGTGCCAATCTGACGCTGGAGCAGGTCAAAGAGCCTCAGGGAGCAATCTTGCTCGGGTTCCTTCTCGATCCACGCACCGGTCTGGGATTAATTCATGATTTTGCCATCAGCAATTATCAGTGGGTGTTGCAGGTCCCCCATTTACTCACAGAGCATACGGTAGATGAAGTTCTGGCGATGCCCGACACCCAGGAACGGATCATGAAGTACCACGAGCTGCAGGAGACAGCCGCCGAGTTCTACTCGGAAAATTCCTACCTTGATGGAAATGTCATTGTCACGGATGTCAGGGGAAAGAAAATTCCCGCTGCCAACCGGTTCTTGATCTATACGCTGCCGAGTTTGGAAGAGGGTAACATTTCTGTTAGAATTGCCGATGGCAAGAAGGGAGAGTTCGACACTATTTCGGTTGCCCATTCCATTTTTGTCAGGTCCTCCACAGTTGATGCGAACGAACTCTGCAGAAAGTACGGTGGTGGCGGTCTCAAAGGTGCGGCGACCTGCCAGCCTCTACTGGATGAGAGCGATAAGGTTTTCAAAGACATTGTAGAAGCCTGCAAGGAGTGA
- a CDS encoding exopolyphosphatase, with product MRVIYRGDLDGVVCATILMDLGLCDKLVQIHPKDMQDGKVDVTSEDIICNLPYHPNCNMWFDHHSSEIDRTELPADFKGLVDVAPSAAGLVYKYFLTEHPELGKYDQLVHDTDLVDSANLSMNQVKNPTGAVLLGFLLDPRTGLGLIHDFAISNYQWVSQVPELLTKHSVGEILEMSDSQERIRKYHEMQKEAGEFYSENSHLDGNVILTDVRGKKIPPANRFLIYTLPGLDRGNISVRIADGKKGEFDTISVAHSIFVRTSTVDAGKLCMKHGGGGHKGAATCQPSLKESDRVLREIVEACRESG from the coding sequence ATGAGGGTCATCTACAGAGGAGATCTGGACGGTGTAGTATGTGCGACAATCCTGATGGACTTGGGCCTGTGCGATAAACTTGTGCAAATCCATCCCAAGGACATGCAAGATGGAAAGGTAGACGTCACCAGTGAGGACATCATCTGCAATCTCCCCTATCATCCAAACTGCAACATGTGGTTCGATCACCATTCAAGTGAAATCGACCGGACAGAACTGCCTGCCGACTTCAAAGGATTAGTCGACGTAGCCCCCAGCGCTGCCGGATTGGTGTACAAGTACTTTCTCACAGAACATCCTGAGTTGGGGAAATACGATCAGCTGGTTCATGATACGGATCTGGTTGACAGTGCGAACCTCAGTATGAATCAGGTCAAGAATCCCACTGGCGCTGTTCTCTTGGGTTTCTTGCTCGATCCACGCACCGGTTTGGGACTAATCCATGACTTCGCCATCAGCAATTATCAGTGGGTGTCACAGGTTCCCGAGTTACTTACAAAACACTCCGTGGGTGAGATTTTGGAAATGTCTGATTCCCAGGAACGAATCAGGAAATACCACGAAATGCAGAAGGAAGCCGGCGAGTTTTACTCTGAGAATAGCCACCTTGATGGGAACGTTATTTTGACGGACGTTCGAGGCAAGAAGATTCCTCCGGCCAATCGTTTCTTGATCTACACCCTGCCAGGTCTTGACCGGGGAAACATTTCCGTGAGGATCGCCGACGGAAAGAAAGGAGAGTTTGACACCATTTCCGTGGCGCATTCTATCTTTGTCAGAACGTCTACCGTTGACGCCGGGAAGCTGTGCATGAAACACGGAGGGGGTGGCCACAAGGGCGCGGCCACCTGTCAACCTTCCCTTAAGGAGAGCGACAGAGTGTTGAGGGAGATTGTCGAAGCATGCAGGGAGTCAGGTTGA